The genomic segment GTGTTCGAATTCCTTCTCCTGGAGAAACCTCAGTATCTTGGCCTGCAGTTCAAAAGGGATCTCACCCACCTCGTCCAGAAAGATCGTTCCCTCTCCGGCAAGTTCGAACTTTCCTTTCTTCGTTGCGATGGCACCCGTGAACGAACCCTTCTCGTGCCCGAAAAGCTCGCTCTCCAGAAGCGTTCCGACTATGGACGAGCAATTGATCCCAATGAACGGTGCGTCGTTCGCCTGGCTGTGATAGTGGATCGCCCTGGCTATCATTTCCTTGCCCGTGCCCGTCTCCCCTTCTATCAGGACCGTTACCTTGTTCTCGGACAATATCCCGATGGCCTTGAAGATCTCCTTCATTGCCCGGCTCTTACCGATGATCTTTCCCTTCTCGTATATCAGGGAAGGATCGAGAGATATTGCGTTAGCGGCGGACCCGGGCGCCCCGGCCCTGGCGGCGCGTTGAACGGCGCTCTCCAGTTCCTCGATGTCGATCGGCTTCGGTATGTACTCGCAGGCGCCGAATTTCATCGCCTTGATGGTCGTATCCATATCGTGAAAAGCGGTTATAATGATGACATTGCTCTTCCTGGTCGTCTCGCGGAACTCCTTGAGGACCTCAAGCCCATCCTTGTCGGGAAGGCGAACATCCAGCACGATCACGTCCGGCTTGAAGGAATCATTCTTTTCGATCCCCTCGGCGGCCGTCATGGCACAGGCCACCTCGTAACCCTTCTCGCTCAAAAACATCTCAAGGGACTCGAGAAGCGACCTTTCATCATCAACGATGAGTATCTTTTTTCTCATGGTTCCGCCTTCGCACGGGCACCGTCATCGAAAGATGCACACCCCCCGTTCTCTTTGTGGCAATGTCGACTGCTCCGCCATGCGCCTCTATGACCTTTTTCACATTCCACAGCCCCAGACCGGTACCCTTTTTCTTGTTGCTGAAGAAAGGGTCGAAGACATAGGGCAGATCTTCATCGGCTATGCCGGGCCCGTTATCATCGACCTCTATGCTGACGTGCCGTCCACCTTTCGGCACATATCTTGTTCTTATGCCGATCTGCCCGCCTTCGGGAAGGACATCGATGGAATTCTGCAAGACGTTGATAATGGCCTGCTCGATCTTGTCGCGGTCGATCAGCATCTTCGGGATCTGCCTTGAGAACCTCTTCCGCACTTCAATGCCCTTTGCCTGAAACCTTACCGTCATCATCTCAAGACAGGAATCGATTATCGGCTTGATGGACGCGGACCTGAAGTCCAGCCTGAGAGGTTTTGCGAAATCGAGCATCTCCGTCAGGATCCTTTCGAGACGCGATATCTCCTCCGTCATGATCTCCATGCGCCGTTTGTCGTTCCCCTTGAACTCCAGCTTTTTGAGCAGTATCTGTATATTCATCTTGACCGAGGAGAGGGGGTTGCGTATCTCATGGGCGAGAGAGGTGGTAAGCTGGCCGATATGGGCAAGGCTCTCCGATTCCCGGACCTTCCTTTCCATCTCAACGCGCTCCGTTATATCCCTGCAGATCCCGACCGCCGCCTTCCCTCCGCGGTAGATGATGAGCTTGACCTTGTTCTCGGTGGGGAGTGTGCGGCCATCCCGGGTGCGCCGGAAATACATGTAGAGGTCCTGGGCTACGCCCCTCTCGACCCGCGTCTGGTAGAGCTTTCTCACCTCGCTGCGGGATTCGGGGGCGATAAAATCAAGGTAGGGTCTGCCAATGACCTCGGCCACCGTGTAATCGTGGAGATCGCAGAAGGCCTTGTTCGCAAAGACGATGATGCCGTTCTGGTTGACAAAATAGCCGTCATTTATGTCCTCTACAAGCACACGGTACTGGGCCTCCGATTCGGCAAGTTCACTGGTTCGCTCGTCAACCTGTTTCTTGAGGTCCTGGGCATGGTCTCTTATCTGCTTTTCGTGGAGCTGCTGAAAATTGTCGCTGAACCTGGTGATGGTATAATAGAGGCACTCGTTGACGCGCTCGAGAGCGTCTTGCAGTTCATCGTTCTTCACCTGCGCCGTCAGGACGGGCGTCACGATCTTCCTGAACATCTCGTACGCTCCCTGCACCTCTGAAAGGTAAAACCCGCCCAGCAGCCTCAACGCGGTGATCCATCGGATATGGCAATCTATCATCCGATAGTCGCGGTCGACGAGCACGGCGTAGCTTGCATCGAAGGCCGCCGCGCAGGTTATCCAGAGCTCGGTCGAGGGCCGGCGGCCATAGTGCGGCCCCATCTCGTCATGAAGCCGATAGACCCATTCCGAGATCATGTCTTCCCTTTTTCTCCTGAGGATTTCCGCAACGTGCATCACTACCATTCTATGCGCAACGAAAAAGAAACGTCAAGACCCGCATCCGGTTGTTATTCCCCGGTACGGCCACCTGTGATATACTTTCTGTTCGCAAAAGGTCTCCGAAGAAGCTGGAAGGCGGGACCACACGACACATCGGACGTCCCATGGAAGGGCATCGGTTAAGAGCAGGGCGCAACCAGGTGGAGGTGAAGGTCATGAAATGGTACCAGCTGGATACAGAAGCGGTCTTCCTTGAAAGAGATACCCGCCCCGAGGGTCTTACGGCCTCAGAAGTGCAAGAGCGCTTGGAGCAATATGGCCCCAACAGTCTGCCCGAGGAAGAGGGACTCAGTCGCCTTAAGGTCCTGCTCCATCAGTTCACAAGCCCCCTCATATACATCCTCATCGCGGCAGCCTTTGTGACCGCCATCCTCAAGGAATACATCGATACGGGCGTTATAGTTGCGGTGGTCATCCTCAATGCCATTGTCGGCTATCTTCAGGAGTACAAGGCGGAAACGAGCGTCCGGGCCCTCAAGAATATGGTTATTGCAAAGGCACGCGTCGTCCGTGAGGGCAACGAAGAGGAGATCCCCAGCCAGGATCTCGTGCCGGGCGATATCGTGCTCCTCGCGTCGGGCGCAAAGGTGCCGGCAGACCTGAGGCTCTTCGAGGTCAATGAGTTGCGGGCCGAAGAGGCCGCATTGACCGGAGAATCCCTTCCCGTGCAGAAAACCCTTAATGCCATAGCCGAGGACCACCTCAC from the Syntrophorhabdaceae bacterium genome contains:
- a CDS encoding sigma-54 dependent transcriptional regulator, translating into MRKKILIVDDERSLLESLEMFLSEKGYEVACAMTAAEGIEKNDSFKPDVIVLDVRLPDKDGLEVLKEFRETTRKSNVIIITAFHDMDTTIKAMKFGACEYIPKPIDIEELESAVQRAARAGAPGSAANAISLDPSLIYEKGKIIGKSRAMKEIFKAIGILSENKVTVLIEGETGTGKEMIARAIHYHSQANDAPFIGINCSSIVGTLLESELFGHEKGSFTGAIATKKGKFELAGEGTIFLDEVGEIPFELQAKILRFLQEKEFEHVGGERSLKSNARVIAATNKDLWQMVREGHFREDLFYRLSVAMIRVPPLRDRRSDIPVLIQYLLKKINADLHHSIKRVEERAIERLLTYPWPGNVRELENVLTRGVISTPGEVILDEFIVTLLEKEGTAGEETRSDVDVMTTLQDVEKVHIVKVLQHTGWHFGKTCGILGISRPTLRQKLKEYDITLPL
- a CDS encoding PAS domain S-box protein is translated as MHVAEILRRKREDMISEWVYRLHDEMGPHYGRRPSTELWITCAAAFDASYAVLVDRDYRMIDCHIRWITALRLLGGFYLSEVQGAYEMFRKIVTPVLTAQVKNDELQDALERVNECLYYTITRFSDNFQQLHEKQIRDHAQDLKKQVDERTSELAESEAQYRVLVEDINDGYFVNQNGIIVFANKAFCDLHDYTVAEVIGRPYLDFIAPESRSEVRKLYQTRVERGVAQDLYMYFRRTRDGRTLPTENKVKLIIYRGGKAAVGICRDITERVEMERKVRESESLAHIGQLTTSLAHEIRNPLSSVKMNIQILLKKLEFKGNDKRRMEIMTEEISRLERILTEMLDFAKPLRLDFRSASIKPIIDSCLEMMTVRFQAKGIEVRKRFSRQIPKMLIDRDKIEQAIINVLQNSIDVLPEGGQIGIRTRYVPKGGRHVSIEVDDNGPGIADEDLPYVFDPFFSNKKKGTGLGLWNVKKVIEAHGGAVDIATKRTGGVHLSMTVPVRRRNHEKKDTHR